The following are from one region of the Melaminivora suipulveris genome:
- a CDS encoding O-acetylhomoserine aminocarboxypropyltransferase/cysteine synthase family protein has translation MRIETLAVHAGYSPDPTTKSAAVPIYQTVAYTFDSAQHGADLFDLKVPGNIYTRIMNPTNDVLEKRVAALEGGIGAVAVASGMAAITYAIQAIAEAGDNIVSASTLYGGTYNLFAHTFPQQGIEVRFADPRDPASFARLIDERTKAVFCESIGNPLGNVTDIRALADVAHAAGVPLIVDNTVASPYLLRPFEHGADIVVHALTKYLNGHGNSIGGAVVDSGKFPWAQHKTRFKRLNEPDVSYHGVVYTEALGEAAYIGRVRVVPLRNMGAALSPHSAFLTLQGIETLPLRMDRICENSQKIAEALQKHPKVEWVRYAGLPDHPDHALVQKQLGGRASGILSFSLKTAAGEDARAAGARFLDALQLFLRLVNIGDAKSLATHPASTTHRQLDADELAKAGVTEGMVRLSIGIEHIDDLLADLKQALDAV, from the coding sequence ATGCGCATCGAAACCCTGGCCGTGCATGCCGGCTACTCGCCCGACCCGACCACCAAATCCGCCGCCGTGCCCATTTATCAGACGGTGGCGTACACCTTCGACAGCGCGCAGCACGGCGCCGATTTGTTCGACCTGAAGGTGCCGGGCAACATCTACACGCGCATCATGAACCCGACCAACGACGTGCTGGAAAAGCGCGTCGCGGCGCTGGAAGGCGGCATCGGCGCCGTCGCCGTGGCTTCTGGCATGGCGGCCATCACCTACGCCATCCAGGCCATTGCCGAGGCCGGCGACAACATCGTCAGCGCCAGCACGCTCTACGGCGGCACCTACAACCTGTTCGCCCACACCTTCCCGCAGCAGGGCATCGAGGTGCGCTTTGCCGATCCGCGCGACCCGGCCAGCTTCGCCAGGCTGATAGACGAGCGCACCAAGGCCGTGTTCTGCGAGTCCATCGGCAACCCGCTGGGCAACGTGACCGACATCCGCGCGCTGGCCGACGTGGCGCACGCCGCTGGCGTGCCGCTGATCGTGGACAACACCGTGGCCAGCCCCTACCTGCTGCGGCCCTTCGAGCACGGCGCCGACATCGTGGTGCATGCGCTGACCAAATATTTGAACGGCCATGGCAACAGCATCGGCGGCGCCGTGGTCGACAGCGGCAAGTTCCCCTGGGCCCAGCACAAGACCCGCTTCAAGCGCCTGAACGAGCCCGACGTGAGCTACCACGGCGTGGTCTACACCGAGGCGCTGGGCGAGGCCGCCTACATCGGCCGCGTGCGCGTGGTGCCGCTGCGCAACATGGGTGCCGCCCTGTCCCCGCACAGCGCCTTCCTCACGCTGCAGGGCATCGAGACCCTGCCGCTGCGCATGGACCGCATCTGCGAGAACTCGCAAAAAATCGCCGAGGCGCTGCAAAAGCATCCCAAGGTGGAGTGGGTGCGCTACGCCGGACTGCCCGACCATCCCGACCACGCGCTGGTGCAAAAGCAGCTCGGCGGACGCGCCTCGGGCATTCTGTCGTTCAGCCTCAAGACCGCTGCCGGCGAGGACGCACGCGCGGCAGGGGCCCGCTTCCTGGATGCGCTGCAACTGTTCCTGCGTCTGGTCAACATCGGCGACGCCAAATCGCTGGCCACGCACCCGGCCTCGACCACACACCGTCAGCTGGACGCCGATGAGCTCGCCAAGGCAGGGGTCACCGAGGGCATGGTGCGCCTGTCCATCGGCATCGAGCACATCGACGACCTGCTGGCCGACCTGAAACAGGCGCTGGACGCCGTCTGA
- a CDS encoding efflux transporter outer membrane subunit, with product MAATLALAACSAPAPRESPRVAVGPGWRGVAPEGWVSTEHYRAWQEGRWWELFGDDGLTALMPRVEIGNQNLAAAVARVAQAQALLRQAQAQLAPTLGLQLGTQRSGDPARGSASLGLSASWAPDLWGRLAAGIRQQGAQVQASEANLAAARLSAQASLAQAWFALREAEAEGALLEEIIEGYRRALAITQNNYDAGIVARTDVLQAQSTLESALSTRAGLQRSRDTYEHAIALLVGEVPSNFALAEARWVRTAPEVPPALPSELLLRRPDVAAAERAVAAANAGIGVARAAWYPAISLSAGAGGAAATLAQLVSAPTLAWSLGATLAQTLLDGGARSAALDQAVAAQQVATATYRQSVLQAIGEVEDQLTALVALDEQIAHASAAADAATGAEERTLNSYRAGISAFTAVVTAQTTSLNARRSVMQLQLQRQQAVVALIQALGGGWLAPWAPAQ from the coding sequence TTGGCGGCAACCCTGGCGCTGGCCGCGTGCAGTGCGCCGGCGCCGCGTGAGTCGCCGCGCGTGGCCGTCGGGCCGGGCTGGCGCGGCGTGGCTCCCGAGGGCTGGGTCAGCACCGAGCACTACCGCGCCTGGCAGGAAGGCCGCTGGTGGGAGCTGTTCGGCGACGATGGCCTCACGGCCCTGATGCCGCGCGTGGAGATTGGCAACCAGAACCTGGCCGCAGCCGTGGCCCGCGTGGCGCAGGCGCAAGCCTTGTTGCGCCAGGCCCAGGCGCAGCTGGCGCCCACGCTGGGCTTGCAACTGGGCACGCAGCGCAGCGGCGATCCCGCGCGTGGCTCGGCGTCGCTGGGCCTGTCGGCCAGCTGGGCGCCGGACCTGTGGGGCCGGCTTGCGGCCGGCATCCGCCAGCAGGGCGCGCAGGTGCAGGCCAGCGAAGCCAACCTGGCGGCGGCGCGGCTGTCGGCGCAGGCCAGCCTGGCGCAGGCCTGGTTCGCGCTGCGCGAGGCGGAAGCCGAAGGGGCGCTGCTGGAGGAAATCATCGAAGGCTACCGCCGGGCGCTGGCCATCACGCAGAACAACTACGACGCCGGCATCGTGGCGCGCACCGACGTGCTGCAGGCGCAAAGCACGCTCGAATCCGCCCTGTCCACGCGCGCCGGCCTGCAGCGCAGCCGCGACACCTACGAGCACGCCATCGCGCTGCTGGTGGGCGAGGTGCCGTCCAACTTCGCGCTGGCCGAGGCGCGCTGGGTGCGCACCGCCCCCGAGGTGCCGCCAGCGCTGCCGTCCGAGCTGCTGCTGCGCCGCCCCGACGTGGCCGCCGCCGAGCGCGCCGTGGCCGCGGCCAACGCCGGCATCGGCGTGGCGCGCGCCGCGTGGTATCCCGCCATCAGCCTGTCGGCCGGCGCAGGCGGCGCGGCGGCCACGCTGGCGCAACTGGTCAGCGCGCCGACGCTGGCCTGGTCGCTGGGCGCGACGCTGGCGCAGACTCTGCTGGACGGCGGCGCGCGCAGCGCCGCGCTGGACCAGGCGGTGGCCGCGCAACAGGTGGCGACGGCCACCTATCGCCAGAGCGTGCTGCAGGCCATCGGCGAGGTGGAGGACCAGCTCACCGCGCTGGTGGCGCTCGATGAGCAGATCGCCCACGCCAGCGCCGCCGCCGACGCGGCCACCGGCGCCGAGGAACGCACGCTCAACAGCTACCGCGCCGGCATCTCGGCCTTCACCGCCGTGGTGACGGCGCAAACCACGTCACTGAACGCGCGCCGCTCGGTGATGCAGCTGCAGCTGCAGCGCCAGCAGGCGGTGGTCGCGCTGATCCAGGCGCTGGGCGGCGGGTGGCTGGCGCCATGGGCGCCAGCGCAATAA